A region of Paenibacillus sp. JNUCC-31 DNA encodes the following proteins:
- a CDS encoding methyl-accepting chemotaxis protein: MKKRIRNWFTLTVKKRLIAALLLFLIVPSISVGWLSYQKAADQVREEIIRSAQAKTEMLSLQITQMLDMEKDNAAQFAAGITSTDIINKSPAVQRQMDRMSKAHKELGVLTAGAEDGSWMKSPDPGQQIYDPRERSWYTMGMSQDEPIISDTFQSVTTGEWVVTAAAKLSDGKGVFGANVSLNHLKESVDKIHIGEKGKLYMLDNGGKFLFHYKIESGVQSDESYIHEMYKKDAGTVKYTYDGQELEAVYYTNPETGWKIVGEMIPSEAADAVRPILIRAFTLVGSSLIIGLILLVFIIRSIHRPLLQLTQAASQVSAGDLTVRVGLQRRDEFGLLGESFDTMTSSLRDVLGEVHDTSSQLAASSEELMASSEQTSKATEQVAELMQDAAAGTTKQNDSLAATGQLVGEMSIGIKEISSSAEDTARIAVEASTKSEAGMVTVEEAVTHIQQVNDESEAMVAVIQDLRAKNEEILDIVAEITAIAKQTNILALNASIEASRAGEQGRGFAVVANEVKSLANNSGSAAERINELMREMQEKTNAVQSTFARTGEGMIKGSQMITEAGEAFRDIRNSVQLVAAQAGEVSAASRQIDGGMSHVTKAVNDTIVLSDQIASGTEDGSAAAQEQLATMEEVAASSAALSRMAEDLQSMIERFKL, encoded by the coding sequence ATGAAGAAAAGGATTCGCAATTGGTTTACATTAACCGTAAAGAAACGTCTGATTGCTGCGCTGCTCCTGTTCCTGATTGTACCGAGCATTAGTGTGGGGTGGTTATCTTATCAAAAAGCAGCAGACCAAGTCAGGGAAGAAATTATTCGTTCCGCACAGGCAAAAACGGAGATGCTTAGTCTGCAAATTACTCAAATGCTGGATATGGAGAAGGATAACGCAGCGCAGTTTGCCGCGGGTATTACTTCAACAGATATAATCAATAAATCACCAGCTGTTCAAAGACAAATGGATCGTATGTCCAAGGCTCACAAAGAATTGGGTGTATTAACCGCGGGTGCTGAAGATGGTAGCTGGATGAAATCACCTGATCCAGGTCAGCAGATCTATGATCCGCGCGAACGCAGCTGGTATACGATGGGTATGTCACAAGACGAACCCATTATCTCGGACACGTTCCAGTCGGTAACCACGGGTGAGTGGGTTGTGACTGCGGCCGCAAAGCTGTCCGATGGCAAAGGGGTGTTTGGTGCCAATGTCAGTCTCAACCATTTGAAAGAATCCGTGGATAAGATACATATTGGTGAAAAGGGAAAACTGTATATGCTGGATAACGGCGGAAAGTTCCTGTTCCATTACAAGATCGAATCAGGTGTACAGTCCGATGAGAGCTATATTCATGAGATGTATAAAAAAGATGCCGGAACCGTGAAGTACACGTATGATGGACAGGAATTGGAAGCTGTGTATTATACGAACCCCGAAACCGGTTGGAAAATTGTTGGTGAGATGATTCCTTCCGAAGCGGCTGATGCGGTGAGACCGATCTTGATTCGTGCCTTCACTCTGGTAGGGAGTTCGCTGATCATTGGTTTGATTCTGCTGGTATTCATTATTCGCAGCATTCACCGTCCATTGTTGCAGCTGACGCAGGCAGCTTCCCAAGTAAGTGCTGGCGATCTGACTGTTCGGGTGGGATTACAGCGCCGGGACGAGTTTGGTTTACTCGGGGAAAGCTTTGATACCATGACTTCTTCGCTCCGAGACGTTCTTGGAGAAGTACATGATACGTCGAGCCAATTGGCGGCTTCCTCTGAGGAATTGATGGCGAGTTCTGAACAGACATCCAAGGCAACCGAGCAGGTGGCTGAACTGATGCAGGATGCAGCGGCAGGGACGACTAAACAAAACGATAGCCTTGCTGCAACTGGACAACTTGTAGGTGAGATGTCCATCGGAATCAAGGAAATCTCATCAAGTGCCGAAGATACCGCTCGTATCGCTGTTGAAGCCTCTACCAAGTCAGAAGCGGGAATGGTTACGGTGGAAGAGGCAGTGACTCATATTCAGCAGGTGAATGATGAGAGTGAGGCCATGGTTGCGGTCATTCAGGATCTCCGAGCCAAAAATGAAGAGATTCTAGACATCGTGGCCGAAATTACGGCTATTGCCAAACAGACCAATATCCTTGCCTTGAATGCTTCCATTGAAGCATCAAGAGCTGGTGAACAGGGACGTGGGTTTGCCGTCGTCGCTAATGAAGTGAAGTCGCTGGCCAACAATTCGGGCAGTGCTGCTGAACGAATTAATGAACTGATGCGCGAAATGCAAGAGAAAACAAATGCAGTGCAGTCTACCTTTGCCCGTACAGGAGAAGGAATGATCAAGGGCTCGCAAATGATTACGGAAGCTGGCGAGGCATTCAGAGATATTCGAAATTCTGTACAGTTGGTTGCAGCACAGGCTGGTGAAGTGTCGGCAGCATCCCGTCAGATTGATGGGGGCATGAGTCATGTGACCAAGGCAGTCAATGACACGATTGTTCTATCCGATCAGATTGCCTCAGGAACCGAAGATGGTTCAGCTGCTGCACAGGAGCAGCTCGCTACGATGGAAGAGGTCGCAGCTTCTTCGGCGGCATTGTCCCGTATGGCTGAAGACCTGCAAAGCATGATTGAGCGTTTCAAGTTATAA